A region from the Coffea eugenioides isolate CCC68of chromosome 9, Ceug_1.0, whole genome shotgun sequence genome encodes:
- the LOC113782845 gene encoding serine/threonine-protein kinase ATR, with protein MANLSSLVHELRERIAASSSTPPTKQNDEALEARFRAVLPNLLHAYVVPSPSAKEREVMAVLKLLTHTAKSFPGVFYHGKAAAVLPIIGRIVPFFAEPAFRSRHGVLFETIGSLLSLLRTGDRDAYRNFFVDIMLLVEDLLYVCSLYGESCSTELEKVCLKCFNVSFAGACGEDALLSHVPASSKPADGYGILIDLTGKERWQPFATYAIKLLSKCLTEGTLYVEGLVYTPCVLAACSLMCYGDDNLHIACFDFIRLIGAVMDFDIIPFEKLIQSMAIILGEDEYGLPTFRGTAYDSSLAACLCALYSSCPDDIVKSTASTFIKNFPESFLKTKSQELKAALCSAYVRIAKSCPPHIWRPENLIYLLRSDKSVFLLIDCFQVAISRLRLDFWGGGLANDCSVSSSGDNENKNLRTTEKRPSMDFEYADSKRQKIVDEREDFITNCKGVHDAANKLIIAGEREYADYMHSLLSLFVEDLAPPFEKASSLSPEVELAALIALCVVFCEYPQLNISLSIFRQFYKWIPWIAEQWFQENKESPSPVDLSFFLEAVNIMLLTQGCLPSDGKLFKCQTDWTEFIGSMLKLPWIYSLERSEPHPPWKAKCLSVQVLSKIDFSKIGNNLDILDLSLHDQAEEVRLEAVISMPVIVLWSGYGFLTHMFKRLEILLLESNDKIKKAIPLSLGFLACLYGSCHGLGTWWESGCKLYLNKQNRREKSTTHHLLRGFRCSKCDSRVVVNQDFCSTAVHPPRSSSMEHVIGCDYTCLQSLFFQLLYDESSEEVQVACIGILGRVLLHGTGDILQSTRSEWMNCVDFLLLHQKKAIREAFCTQISFFFEEPILNCLVLDTDLINKTKEQKFMDKIKHALAAADDPLMFETLLEAAANILISVNIKSQPFLMSLTLLIDQLDNPHVTVRITASTLIKSSCHFHFKGGLCTILSKVLHIRNELYDYLSTRLASRPEMIEEFAVAVLGIETEELVKRMIPVVLPKLVVFQHHNDQAIIILHEMAKCLKTDMVQLIVNWLPKVLAFSLNRADEQELLSTLQFYHDQTGSDNKEIFAAALPALLDELVCFIDEKDPEEVCKRLTQVPQTIKEVARTLTGNEDLPGFLRNHFVGLLNSIDRKMLHTEDVLLQKQAIKRIEMLINMMDTHLSTYVPKLMVLLMHAIRKEHLVGEGLAVLHVFIKQLVKISPSSTKHIISQVFAALVPFLERDKVNSSLHLNKIVEILEELVLQNKFLLKQHIHEFPPLPKIPALAELNKVIQEAQRPRSLKEQLLDVANGLNHENLNVRYMVASELGKLLNQRREEVTVLAIKEGNQNMDVLSSLFSSLLRGCAEESRTSVGQRLKLICADCLGAIGAVDPAKFVSSSSTRFKIACSDDDLIFELIHKHLARAFRAAPDTIIQDSAALAIQELLKIAGCEASLDENVAASTSERKNKPPRKVPASAIKTENHGTEICGRGQKLWDRFSDYVKEIIAPCLTSRFQLPDVSDSASSGPIYHPSMSFRRWIFFWIKKLTVHAVGSRASVFNACRGIVRHDMQIAMYLLPYLVLNAVCHGNEEARHGITQEILSVLDLAASDHGSVTVHGINPGQSEVCIQAVFTLLDNLGQWVDDIEQELALFQSLQPSNCKQQGPKSKENNMHLVKDSEVLTQCNHVSDLLAAIPKVTLARASFRCQASARSLLYFECHVRERSGSFNPAAEKSGFFEDDDVSFLMEIYSNLDEPDGLSGLACLRKSKNLQDHLLINKKAGNWAEVLTSCEQALQMEPTSVQRHSDVLNCLLNMCHLQAMVTHVDGLISRIPQYKKMWCMQGVQAAWRLGRWDLMDEYLTGADEEGLLCSSSESNASFDMDVAKILQAVMKKDQFLVAEKIASSKQALIAPLAAAGMDSYARAYPFVVKLHLLRELEDFNMLLAGDSFLDKQLQLSEPDFCKIIANWENRLKLTQPSLWAREPLLAFRRLVFGASGLGAQVGNFWVQYAKLCRLAGHYETANRAILEAKASGAPNVHMEKAKLLWSTRRADGAIAELQQSLLNMPEILGSAAMSSITSLSLVPLNPQPLLCDTQSLNENRDIARTLLLYSRWIHYTGQKQKEDVISLYSRVKELQPKWEKGYFYMAKYCDEVLVDARKRQENSFELPRVVPSNSVLSSAASNSERRWWSYLPDVLLFYARGLHKGHKNLFQALPRLLTLWFEFGCIYGSDSASNKDMKSVHAKVTSIMRGCLKDLPTYQWLAVLPQLVSRICHQNEEIVRLVKHIITSVLRQYPQQALWTMAAVTKSAVPSRRSAAEEIIDAARRGSSQGGTRSLFMQFATLIDHLIRLCLHPGQAKAKAINISTEFSALKRMMPVDIIMPIQQSLAVNLPSCEMNVTSPSTSDIFSFTDLPTISGIADEAEILSSLQRPKKVFLFGSDGTKRPFLCKPKDDLRKDARMMEFNAMINRLLSKCPESRKRKLYIRTFAVTPLTEDCGMVEWVPHTRGLRPILQDIYISCRKFDRQKTNPQIKRIYDQCQGKMPEEEMLKNKILPMFPPAFHRWFLNTFSEPAAWFRARVAYAHTTAVWSMVGHIVGLGDRHGENILFDSTTGDCIHVDFSCLFDKGLQLEKPELVPFRLTQNIIDGLGITGYEGIFLRVCEITLSVLRAHRETLMNVLETFIHDPLVEWTKSHKSSGIEVQNPHAQRAISNIEARLQGVVVGVGAAPSLPLAVEGQARRLIAEAVSHKNLGKMYIWWMPWF; from the exons ATGGCGAACCTCTCAAGCCTGGTACATGAGCTCCGAGAACGCATTGCCGCGTCGTCGTCAACTCCTCCGACCAAGCAAAACGACGAGGCTCTGGAGGCACGTTTCCGCGCCGTCCTCCCCAATCTTCTCCACGCTTATGTCGTCCCCTCACCCTCAG CGAAAGAAAGAGAGGTGATGGCGGTATTGAAGCTATTGACGCATACCGCAAAGAGCTTTCCTGGAGTGTTTTATCACGGCAAGGCTGCTGCAGTCCTACCTATCATCGGTCGAATAGTGCCATTCTTTGCCGAACCTGCATTTCG GTCTAGACATGGAGTACTTTTTGAAACAATTGGCTCCTTGTTATCTTTACTTCGAACAGGAGATCGAGATGCGTATCGCAACTTCTTTGTGGATATCATGTTGCTGGTTGAAG ATCTTCTGTACGTTTGCTCCCTTTATGGTGAATCGTGCTCTACGGAGCTAGAAAAAGTTTGTTTGAAGTGCTTTAATGTCTCTTTTGCCGGAGCTTGTGGTGAAGATGCTCTTCTTAGTCATGTCCCAGCATCCAGCAAACCTGCTGATGGGTATGGCATTCTGATTGATCTCACTGGAAAAGAAAGGTGGCAGCCTTTTGCTACATATGCCATAAAGTTACTGTCTAAATGCTTAACTGAAGGAACTTTATATGTTGAAGGACTTGTCTATACACCATGTGTTTTGGCTGCCTGTTCCCTTATGTGTTATGGAGATGACAACTTGCATATT GCATGTTTTGACTTCATCCGCCTTATTGGAGCAGTGATGGACTTTGACATTATTCCTTTTGAAAAGTTAATTCAGTCTATGGCAATTATTCTTGGCGAAGATGAGTATGGACTTCCAACTTTCAG AGGTACAGCTTATGATTCTTCTTTGGCTGCATGCCTTTGTGCATTATACTCCAGTTGTCCTGATGATATTGTCAAGTCAACAGCTTCAACtttcataaaaaattttcctGAGTCATTCCTCAAAACAAAAAGTCAGGAGCTCAAG GCTGCTTTATGTAGTGCCTATGTCAGGATTGCCAAAAGTTGCCCCCCTCATATTTGGAGGCCCGAGAATCTTATCTATCTGCTTCGCTCAGACAAATCTGTTTTTCTTCTGATAGATTGCTTTCAAGTGGCTATATCTAGACTTCGGCTAGACTTTTGGGGAGGAGGATTGGCTAATGATTGCAGTGTATCATCCTCAGGGGACAATGAAAATAAGAATTTAAGAACCACAGAGAAAAGACCATCTATGGACTTTGAATATGCTGATTCAAAGCGCCAAAAGATAGTTGATGAGCGTGAGGATTTCATCACCAATTGTAAGGGTGTGCATGATGCTGCCAATAAGCTTATAATTGCTGGAGAAAGAGAATATGCTGATTATATGCACTCCTTGTTGAGTCTGTTTGTAGAAGATTTAGCGCCTCCTTTTGAGAAGGCTAGCTCATTGAGCCCAGAAGTCGAGTTAGCAGCTCTTATTGCACTCTGTGTTGTATTTTGTGAATATCCCCAACTGAATATCTCACTTTCCATATTTAGGCAGTTTTACAAGTGGATTCCATGGATAGCTGAACAG TGGTTTCAGGAAAACAAAGAATCGCCATCCCCTGTTGACTTATCCTTCTTTCTTGAGGCAGTTAACATCATGTTGCTCACTCAAG GCTGCCTTCCTTCGGATGGTAAGCTTTTCAAATGCCAGACTGATTGGACAGAGTTTATAGGTTCAATGCTAAAACTTCCATGGATATATTCTCTTGAAAGAAGTGAACCTCATCCACCATGGAAGGCAAAATGCCTTTCTGTGCAAGTGCTATCCAAgattgatttttcaaaaataggaaATAATCTTGATATTCTAGACTTGAGTCTTCATGACCAAGCAGAAGAGGTTAGACTTGAAGCTGTCATATCTATGCCAGTGATTGTATTGTGGTCTGGTTATGGTTTCCTGACACATATGTTCAAGAGGCTAGA AATCTTGTTACTAGAGTCAAATGACAAGATTAAGAAAGCCAttcctctctctcttggttttCTGGCTTGTCTATATGGTTCTTGTCATGGTCTGGGTACATGGTGGGAAAGTGGATGCAAATTATACTTGAACAAACAGAACAGGAGAGAGAAGTCAACTACACATCATCTATTGCGAGGATTTAGGTGTTCAAAATGTGACAGTAGAGTTGTGGTGAATCAGGACTTTTGTTCAACTGCTGTACATCCCCCTCGCTCTTCAAGCATGGAACACGTCATAGGTTGTGATTATACATGTTTGCAATCTCTATTTTTCCAGTTGCTATATGATGAATCATCAGAAGAGGTTCAAGTTGCTTGCATAGGGATCCTTGGGCGGGTCTTACTCCATGGAACTGGAGATATATTGCAGAGTACAAGATCTGAATGGATGAACTGTGTTGATTTTTTACTCCTGCACCAGAAAAAGGCTATCAGAGAAGCATTCTGCACACAGATTAGTTTCTTCTTTGAGGAGCCTATTTTGAATTGTTTAGTTTTGGATACGGATTTGATAAACAAAACCAAAGAACAGAAGTTCATGGACAAAATTAAACATGCTTTGGCTGCAGCTGACGATCCATTGATGTTTGAGACTCTTCTTGAAGCTGCAGCAAACATTTTGATCTCAGTAAATATAAAGAGTCAACCATTTTTGATGTCACTAACTTTGTTGATTGATCAGCTTGATAATCCTCATGTCACAGTACGAATAACAGCATCAACTTTGATAAAAAGCTCTTGCCATTTTCATTTTAAAGGGGGACTTTGCACCATCCTTTCTAAAGTTCTTCATATTCGAAATGAGCTGTATGATTACCTATCCACCAGGCTAGCAAGCCGACCAGAAATGATTGAAGAGTTTGCAGTAGCCGTGCTTGGAATAGAAACTGAAGAACTTGTAAAGAGAATGATCCCTGTTGTTCTTCCAAAGCTCGTGGTCTTTCAGCATCATAATGATCAAGCAATCATCATACTGCATGAGATGGCTAAATGTCTGAAGACAGATATGGTGCAACTAATTGTTAATTGGCTGCCTAAAGTGCTTGCTTTTTCTCTCAATCGAGCTGATGAACAAGAATTGCTTTCTACTTTGCAGTTCTACCATGATCAGACAGGATCTGACAACAAAGAAATTTTTGCAGCTGCACTACCTGCACTTTTGGATGAACTCGTGTGCTTCATTGATGAGAAAGATCCAGAAGAGGTTTGCAAAAG GTTAACACAGGTGCCTCAGACGATAAAAGAAGTTGCGAGAACTCTAACAGGCAATGAAGATCTTCCAGGATTTCTAAGGAATCACTTTGTTGGTCTTCTTAATAGCATTGACAGAAAAATGCTTCATACAGAGGATGTATTATTGCAAAAACAGGCAATCAAACGCATAGAGATGCTCATTAATATGATGGATACGCACCTTAGCACTTATGTGCCAAAACTTATGGTTCTTCTCATGCATGCAATTAGGAAGGAACATCTTGTGGGGGAGGGTCTTGCTGTCTTGCATGTTTTCATTAAACAACTGGTCAAAATATCGCCTTCCAGTACCAAACACATTATTTCTCAAGTGTTTGCTGCTCTCGTTCCCTTCTTAGAGAGAGATAAAGTGAATTCCTCTTTGCATTTAAACAAAATTGTGGAGATTCTTGAAGAACTTGTGCTTCAGAATAAATTTCTCTTAAAACAACACATCCACGAGTTCCCTCCTTTACCCAAAATTCCAGCCTTAGCAGAATTAAATAAAGTTATCCAAGAAGCACAACGGCCAAGGTCTTTGAAGGAGCAACTCCTAGATGTTGCAAATGGGTTGaatcatgaaaatttgaatGTTAGATACATGGTAGCATCTGAGCTGGGCAAACTGCTAAACCAAAGAAGGGAAGAAGTCACGGTTTTGGCTATTAAGGAAGGCAATCAAAATATGGATGTATTAAGCTCTTTGTTTTCGTCGCTGCTCAGAGGCTGTGCAGAAGAATCAAGGACTTCAGTTGGACAGCGGCTGAAGTTAATATGCGCAGACTGCCTTGGAGCAATTGGCGCAGTTGATCCTGCAAAATTTGTCAGTTCTTCAAGCACACGTTTCAAGATTGCATGCTCAGATGATGACCTAATCTTCGAATTGATCCATAAGCATCTGGCAAGGGCTTTTAGAGCTGCACCTGACACAATTATTCAAGATTCAGCTGCATTGGCTATACAGGAGCTTCTAAAAATTGCTGGTTGTGAGGCCTCTCTTGATGAAAATGTTGCAGCTTCTACTTCAGAGAGAAAAAATAAACCACCTCGAAAGGTCCCAGCATCTGCAATCAAGACGGAAAATCATGGCACTGAAATCTGTGGTAGGGGTCAGAAACTGTGGGATCGTTTCTCTGATTATGTTAAAGAGATAATAGCCCCTTGTTTAACCTCAAGATTTCAGCTACCTGATGTGTCAGATTCTGCATCTTCTGGTCCTATTTACCATCCTTCTATGTCTTTTAGAAGATGGATATTCTTCTGGATCAAGAAATTGACTGTGCATGCTGTAGGTTCTAGGGCAAGTGTTTTTAATGCCTGCCGAGGTATTGTGCGTCACGATATGCAAATAGCAATGTATCTTCTTCCATATTTAGTACTGAATGCAGTTTGCCATGGTAATGAGGAAGCACGTCATGGTATAACACAGGAAATTCTATCCGTCCTTGATCTAGCTGCTTCAGATCATGGTTCTGTAACTGTTCATGGTATCAATCCTGGGCAAAGCGAAGTCTGTATACAAGCTGTCTTTACACTGCTTGATAATCTTGGTCAGTGGGTCGATGATATTGAACAAGAGCTTGCTCTTTTTCAGTCCCTGCAGCCATCCAATTGTAAGCAGCAAGGTCCCAAATCGAAGGAAAATAATATGCATCTTGTGAAGGACTCGGAGGTGCTTACACAATGTAATCATGTCTCGGATCTACTGGCTGCAATTCCTAAAGTGACACTAGCGAGAGCCTCTTTCAGGTGTCAGGCCTCTGCCAGGTCTTTATTGTACTTTGAGTGCCATGTGCGGGAAAGGTCGGGCTCCTTTAACCCAGCTGCAGAAAAAAGTGGCTTTTTTGAGGACGATGATGTTTCATTTTTGATGGAGATATACAGCAATTTGGACGAACCAGATGGCTTATCTGGTTTGGCTTGTTTGCGGAAATCAAAGAACTTACAAGACCATCTGTTGATAAACAAAAAAGCAGGAAATTGGGCAGAAGTTTTGACTTCTTGTGAGCAGGCTCTGCAGATGGAACCTACATCTGTTCAAAGGCACTCAGATGTCCTTAATTGTTTACTAAACATGTGCCATTTGCAGGCAATGGTGACTCATGTGGATGGATTGATATCTAGGATTCCTCAGTACAAGAAGATGTGGTGTATGCAAGGTGTTCAGGCAGCATGGAGGCTAGGAAGGTGGGACTTGATGGATGAATATCTCACTGGGGCTGATGAAGAGGGTTTACTTTGCAGCAGTTCTGAGAGTAATGCTTCATTTGACATGGATGTTGCTAAGATTCTCCAGGCAGTAATGAAGAAAGATCAATTCTTGGTGGCCGAAAAAATTGCATCATCGAAACAGGCTCTGATTGCTCCTCTTGCTGCTGCTGGCATGGATTCTTATGCACGGGCCTACCCCTTTGTAGTAAAGCTTCATCTGCTGCGTGAGCTAGAAGATTTCAACATGCTCCTTGCTGGTGACTCTTTTCTGGATAAACAGTTGCAGCTTAGTGAACCAGATTTCTGTAAAATAATAGCAAACTGGGAAAATCGGTTGAAGCTTACTCAACCATCTTTGTGGGCAAGGGAACCGCTTTTGGCTTTCAGGAGACTTGTTTTTGGTGCTAGTGGTCTTGGTGCTCAGGTTGGGAATTTCTGGGTGCAATATGCAAAACTATGTCGTTTAGCTGGTCACTATGAGACAGCAAACCGTGCAATTCTGGAAGCTAAGGCTTCAGGTGCGCCTAACGTTCACATGGAAAAGGCTAAGCTTCTATGGAGCACTAGGCGAGCTGATGGTGCCATTGCAGAGCTGCAACAATCCCTTTTGAACATGCCTGAGATTTTGGGCTCTGCTGCAATGTCATCCATCACCAGCCTGTCATTGGTTCCTTTGAACCCACAGCCTTTACTTTGTGATACACAATCTTTGAATGAGAATCGAGATATTGCAAGGACCCTCCTACTTTACTCTAGATGGATCCACTATACCGGGCAAAAGCAAAAGGAAGATGTCATAAGTCTTTATTCAAGGGTAAAGGAGCTGCAACCCAAGTGGGAGAAAGGATATTTTTATATGGCTAAATATTGTGATGAAGTCCTTGTTGATGCCAGAAAACGACAGGAAAACAGTTTCGAACTACCTAGGGTGGTCCCATCAAATTCAGTTCTATCTTCTGCAGCTTCAAATTCTGAGAGGCGATGGTGGTCCTACCTTCCTGATGTGTTGTTATTTTACGCAAGAGGGCTCCACAAGGGCCACAAAAATCTCTTCCAGGCACTACCGAGGTTGCTAACCCTATGGTTTGAATTTGGTTGTATTTATGGAAGCGACTCTGCATCCAATAAAGATATGAAGAGTGTGCATGCGAAG GTCACCAGCATCATGCGAGGCTGTTTAAAAGATTTGCCAACCTATCAGTGGTTAGCTGTTCTGCCTCAATTAGTGTCTAGAATTTGCCACCAAAATGAGGAAATTGTTCGTTTGGTGAAACACATTATCACCTCTGTTCTGCGGCAGTACCCACAGCAAGCTTTATGGACTATGGCAGCAGTTACAAAATCCGCAGTTCCTTCCAGGAGAAGTGCTGCTGAAGAGATCATAGATGCTGCAAGAAGAGGATCCAGTCAGGGAGGCACCCGCAGTTTGTTTATGCAGTTTGCTACTTTAATTGATCATTTAATTAGGTTATGCTTGCATCCTGGACAAGCTAAGGCAAAAGCAATCAATATCTCAACTGAATTTAGTGCCTTGAAGAGGATGATGCCTGTGGACATCATCATGCCAATTCAGCAATCACTTGCAGTTAATCTACCTTCATGTGAAATGAATGTAACAAGTCCCAGCACCTCTGATATTTTCTCATTCACAGATCTTCCTACAATTTCTGGAATAGCAGATGAGGCTGAGATTCTTTCCTCGCTTCAACGACCAAAGAAA GTTTTTCTTTTCGGCAGTGATGGTACTAAGCGTCCATTTCTCTGCAAGCCAAAGGATGACTTAAGGAAAGATGCACGGATGATGgaattcaatgcaatgataAATCGTTTGTTGTCCAAGTGCCCTGAAAGCCGCAAGCGTAAGCTTTATATTCGCACATTTGCTGTGACTCCGCTTACAGAAGACTGTGGGATGGTTGAGTGGGTTCCTCACACTCGTGGACTGCGACCCATTCTCCAAGATATCTATATAAGCTGCAGGAAATTTGATAGACAGAAGACGAATCCTCAAATTAAGCGAATTTATGACCAGTGCCAGGGGAAAATGCCGGAGGAAGAAATGCTAAAGAATAAAATTTTGCCAATGTTTCCTCCAGCCTTCCATAGATGGTTTCTTAACACATTTTCAGAACCAGCTGCTTGGTTTAGGGCTCGAGTTGCATATGCCCACACAACTGCTGTGTGGTCAATGGTTGGGCATATAGTTGGCCTTGGTGACAGACACGGTGAAAATATATTGTTTGATTCTACCACAGGTGACTGTATTCATGTtgattttagttgtttatttgaCAAAGGGTTGCAGCTGGAGAAACCTGAACTGGTGCCTTTTAGGCTGACACAG AACATTATTGATGGATTGGGCATTACTGGATATGAAGGCATCTTCTTGAGGGTCTGCGAGATCACACTTTCAGTACTGAGGGCACACAGAGAGACACTGATGAATGTTTTAGAGACTTTCATCCATGATCCCCTTGTGGAATGGACTAAATCTCACAAGTCCAGTGGGATAGAAGTTCAAAACCCCCATGCACAG CGAGCCATAAGTAACATTGAAGCACGACTGCAAGGAGTTGTTGTCGGTGTTGGAGCTGCACCATCACTGCCTTTGGCGGTAGAAGGCCAAGCTCGTCGATTGATTGCAGAAGCAGTCTCACATAAAAACCTAGGGAAGATGTATATATGGTGGATGCCTTGGTTTTGA